In one window of Solanum pennellii chromosome 2, SPENNV200 DNA:
- the LOC107011897 gene encoding PLASMODESMATA CALLOSE-BINDING PROTEIN 1-like, producing the protein MRISCCFLFCLLIFSGTSIADKHPTKAIRKSKKLAFQEEDIAVSPSMYSDQLDVPIINPTTPGTTYPDPTMDSPPPPSTTQPITNPAPYMNPNPNPNPNPNPNPNPNPNPNPNPNPNPNPNPNPSNNPGPSTGGAWCVASSTASTTALQVALDYACGFGGADCSTIQSGGSCYEPNTIKDHASYAFNDYYQKNPAPTSCDFGGTAQLTYTDPSSGNCHYAASKSTPTTPPAQPPPTLPPPSLPPPTPSTMTPVNPYTPGGPNGFGSDPTDYGAEPTGTPSGADNLSSNFQFLFAMASFLVAVTAIQF; encoded by the exons ATGAGGATTTCTTGCTGTTTCCTCTTCTGCCTCTTGATTTTTTCAG GTACAAGCATTGCAGACAAGCATCCCACAAAAGCCATCAGAAAAAGCAAGAAACTAGCATTCCAAGAGGAGGACATTGCCGTTTCACCTTCCATGTATTCTGACCAGCTAGATGTTCCCATTATTAATCCAACAACCCCAGGTACAACATATCCAGACCCCACAATGGATAGCCCACCGCCACCATCTACCACACAGCCAATCACGAACCCTGCTCCATACATGAATCCTAACCCGAACCCCAATCCTAATCCTAACCCGAACccaaatcctaaccctaacccaaacccaaatcctaatcctaacccaaacccaaacccaaacccGAGCAACAATCCAGGGCCATCTACAGGGGGGGCTTGGTGTGTAGCCAGCTCCACTGCTTCAACAACTGCTCTGCAAGTAGCACTGGACTATGCGTGTGGCTTTGGAGGTGCAGATTGTTCAACTATCCAGTCTGGTGGAAGCTGCTACGAACCAAACACAATTAAAGACCATGCTTCCTATGCTTTCAATGACTACTACCAAAAAAATCCAGCTCCCACAAGCTGTGATTTTGGAGGAACAGCACAGCTTACTTATACGGACCCAA GCTCTGGGAACTGTCACTATGCAGCATCAAAATCAACCCCTACCACACCACCTGCCCAGCCACCCCCTACCCTGCCACCCCCTTCTCTGCCACCTCCAACTCCAAG CACAATGACGCCCGTAAATCCATACACCCCAGGTGGCCCGAATGGTTTTGGTTCTGATCCAACAGATTATGGTGCAGAACCAACAGGTACCCCCAGTGGAGCAGACAACTTATCAAGCAACTTCCAATTTCTCTTCGCCATGGCCTCTTTCCTGGTGGCAGTTACAGCAATTCAATTCTAA
- the LOC107011898 gene encoding cold-regulated 413 inner membrane protein 2, chloroplastic, with product MMSLSLSYPIHRFASYNKQLCALRSPQSHHTRISQHKLQQSSSFLGYNPLRVSIDVSGEMNMKRRGGVVCSAAALTPRNLQWVCTISSVVLMLAKGTAIHKSFLVPLFALQAPTAVVSWIQGEYGIWSAFLALLVRLFFSFPGELELPFIALLMVIVAPYQVANLRGTKEGVILSLAIAAYLGFQHFTRAGSLQKAFDQGSIIATLAIICILAVPFLLLI from the exons ATGATGTCCCTTTCTCTTTCTTATCCTATACATCGTTTTGCTTCCTACAATAAACAACTATGCGCTTTGAGATCTCCTCAATCTCATCACACTAGGATTTCTCAGCACAAATTGCAGCAAAGCTCTAGTTTTCTTGGATATAACCCTCTAAG AGTTTCAATTGATGTAAGTGGAGAGATGAATATGAAGAGACGTGGAGGAGTGGTTTGTTCTGCTGCTGCTCTTACTCCTAGAAATCTACAGTGGGTCTGTACTATTTCCTCTGT GGTTCTCATGCTTGCGAAGGGCACTGCTATTCACAAGTCTTTTCTTGTTCCTTTATTTGCTTTACAAGCTCCTACTGCAGTTGTCTCGTGGATCCA GGGTGAATATGGCATTTGGTCAGCATTTTTGGCACTTCTTGTTCGtctcttcttctcctttcctG GTGAACTTGAATTGCCATTTATAGCATTATTGATGGTAATTGTGGCTCCTTATCAAGTTGCAAACCTAAG GGGGACAAAGGAAGGTGTCATTCTTTCCTTGGCTATAGCAGCTTATCTGGGTTTCCAGCATTTCACACGTGCTGGCAGCTTGCAGAAGGCGTTTGATCAAGGTTCAATTATTGCCACCCTAGCCATCATTTGTATTCTTGCTGTGCCATTCTTGCTCTTGATTTGA